The genomic stretch TTTTCAGATTGGGATTGCACTTTTTGATGGAGTTTGATGCAAGCGTAGATTCCTCGGACTTTAGTGGGGCGCTTTGAGCATGGATATCCAACAGACGTACATCATAGCGTTTGCGAAAAGCATTATCCACTAGCTCGATCACCACATCACAGGCGGTATCTGGCAACTCATAGCTATAATGTCCCCACCAATCGCCATGAATTTGATTGCCTTGGCGATCGCTTAAGGTAAATTCGGTTTTGATATATTCAACTTTTTGTCCTTTATGAGTGCGAATATTGGCATTGGATATATCGACAAACTCACAGTTCCGTACTAGTAACTTCGGCGCAGGATTACCCATACCAAAAGGTTCTAACTGCTTGAATTCATTAAATAAATCCTTATTCAAATCGGCAATTTTTACTTCCAAATCAATAGTTATAGCTTTACTCTGTAACTGTCCATATTGACTCCAAAAGCGCTGATCGATCGCCTCAGCAAGTACCTGCAAATTCTCTAGCGCAAAGCTCAAACCACCTGCGAGGGGATGTCCTCCAAAGCTCAGCAATAAATGCTCTTGTCCCTTCAGTAGTTCATAGAGATTAATCCCTTCTAGCGATCGCGCACTGCCTTTCGCGATACCATCCTCAACCGTACAGAGAATCGTCGGGCGACCATATTCCGCAACCACTTGACCTGCGACTAATCCCAAAACTCCCACCGACCATTGCGGATCGGCAAGAATAATAATTCCCGTTGTTGATAAATCAAGCTGTTCAATTTTTCCTTGTACCTGTTTGAATACTCTTTTCTGTAAAGCTTTGCGTTGTGTATTCGCTAGTTCTGTTTGATCGATTAAAGACTTGCAAATTTTCTCATCACGGGTGGTGAGAAGTTCCACACATTTGCGGACATCGCCCCAGATGCGGCTGACGGCATTAATGCGTGGCGCAATGCCAAAGCTGATATCAATCGGGCGATCGCCAACGCGCTTACATTGTTCTAGGAGCATCCGTACACCGAGACGTTTCTTTTGTCGCAAAACCTCAATTCCCTTTTGGGCAAGATAGCGACAATCGCCTGTCAACTGCACTAAATCTGCAACTAGCCCGATCGCTACTAAATCTAATAAATTCTCTAGGGGCTGTTGGGGAACTTCAGGCAGTTTTTCATACAATGCTTCCATTAATTTATAAGCAACTGCCACACCCGATAAATGGAATAGTGGATGCTCATTACTTAAATAACGCGGATTGATAATTGCGACGACATTGGGACGTGTATCAGGCAAGGTGTGATGATCGGTGACAATCACATCGATTCCTAGTTCGTTAGCGTAATTAATTGCCTCTAAACTAGTGCTGCCCGTATCACAGGTAATAATTAAATTGACAGATTTTCCTATGGATTCATATTGCGATCGCAGATCATCTAATCCTCTGATCGAGATGCCATGAGATTCCTTAAGGCGAGCGGGGATATAAAAAACTAAGCGATCGCCTTGTGTAAAAAACTGCCCTAAGCCTTCCCACAATACCGATGTAGCCGTAATCCCATCCGCATCAAAATCTCCCCAAATCGCGATCGTTTCACCTTGTTCATAGGCTTTTTGAATTCTGGCGATCGCCTGCTGCATCTCAGGAAAAGCAAAAGCACTAGTTGGTTGATAAGCTTCCGTTGATAAAAATGCGTCTACTTGCTCAGGCTCAAATATGCCTCTTTGATAAAGTACCTGCGCCGCAAATTTGCCAACTTTAGTAACTAACCAAGTGGGTGGTTCAACGGTTTCTAAAATATGCCAATTGGTCGGTGACATGTTTATTACAATAGTTTTTTCTCCCCAAATAACACATGAACTATTTGTAGACTTAGCTCAATGGTAGTCTTGATAACTTTCCATCATCTGAATGGTGGCGATTAATTTTTTGGCGATCGCTTAGGTTTAGACGATTTAGGCATCTTGGATTTTTGGGAAAGCTTTTTTAGTTTTTCAACTTGTTTGAGGGTGAGTCCTGTAAATTGAGCAACTAATTCTACGGAAATATTGGAAAGCAACATATTTGTGGCAATTTGATTAGCTGTTTCAGCTTTGCCTTCAGCCTTACCTTCAGCTTTGCCTTCAGCCTTACCTTGGAGTAAAATCTCTTGATAAATTACTGATTCTTTCATGATCTCGCTCCTCAAAAGTCTTTGGATGATTTCTTTATTCAGGGCTATACCTGATATTATAGCGGTCGAGGCAGCTACGTTACTTTGTACTTCTTTATCTTGGATATTTTCGATTTGCTTGGCAACTTGTCTTAGCGTTTCTTCGGGGTTGCTGGTTTGAGATAATGTTGCAAAAGGAAATAGTCCCTGATATTGCTGAAATATTTCTGTAGGCTGTTCCCATAGCCTAATTACGCTAAATTCATGATTTAACTTGCCAACCCTAAAAGTTGTTTCATGTACTAATGGTGATTGGCTGGCACTGAGATAGATAACGACCTGATGAATTTGTCTATCGGGAAATTTACGATATAGCCTGAGCCGATAATCTGCCATACGGAAGGGAATATTTTTATTTGGCTCGGTCTGAAATTCAATATGCAGGATTATCTTGGTTGATTCGAGGAATATCACTGAGTCAGCACGGATTGGCTCAACCAAAAGTTCGGATGGTTCGATTTTGGTTAAGGCGATCGCTTCTCCTAATATCCAACTGGCGAAGTCTGCGGAGAAACTTTCGGCTAGAAACTTACAGATATTATCAATCATGGCAAGATTTTAGCAGCTTAAGATTTGAGCACGGACTTCTTGGAGAATTTTGCCTAACATATTTTTGCCAGAGCCATCGGCTCCACAACCCCAGTAATAATCACCTGAGGCGTTTTCCACAATTTCCTGATCGCCTGTGGAAATCAACAGAGAGCTGAGCTGTGGATGAGTCTGAAACTTCTTAAGGACTGCCTGCCGCATTACATCATCTTTGATCTCTTCCCAATCATCTCTGATGGGAACATCACGACTTCTTCCTAAATTGGCAGCAGTTTTCGGATCAGGCGCGAGACGAATTTTTTCTTGATAGGCTTTGTCTAAAAATTTTTGCGCTTGAAAATAATGTTCAGTAGTACGCCACCATTGTCCATCTAGCTCGATACCAAAGGGAGCAAAGTTAGAGAACTCTGCGTAGGCTTGGTTTTGACTGTAGAAATAGATTGTCATAGGTCATGTTTTTGAACAATAATAAAAGTTTTAGAGCGTAGTTCATCTTTATGGAATTTAAAAATTGGGAATACGTCAAACTTTCTTGAATTGGTGAAGTAATATAGCGCCATTTAAAGTATTATTCCTGCGTAAATGGCGATAAAATAAAGCTTTTAAACAGGAAATTTATAGGTTTCTTGCTTTGAAAACACCTGTTTGGGGTAATTTATCTCATCCCTTTGTAGGATGATGATATATGGGTTTAAGACCTAGACTTTTGTTGAAAGATTGGGATTGCAAAAGCAGTGTTAAACAACCGATGGAGGTCATGTTATGAATACACAAGAAGCGACCATCGAAGTATTACAAAATCGTATTAAGTACCTAGAAGCTCACCTCCAGATGGCTTTACAGATTTTAGGTGAAATGGAACGAGATACAAGAGACTATTCTCAAGAAGTAGTTACGGATTTGCAGAGACAGTTTATTGATGTAGTCCCTACGAGTGAGGTGAAGCTACCCACGTTCCTCAATTCACGCACATGGAAACATCCTTATCCTGAGCCAGCAAATTTACGAGAGTCTCGCGATCGCTTAGTAGCTAATGCTTCCTAAATAAACGTGAGTTTGATATTGCTATTTGCATCGTGCTTGGCACAGTGAAAATAGCGAAAAATGGTAAGAATCGTCTAGCGATTCTTACCATTTTTCGAAACAAAAAAGAAGGCTTGCATAGCAAGCCTTCTTTAGTTTCATGTAAACCTTGCTGGGCAGGGCTTGTGAAAAAGTTAAACTTCGCCGATGTATTTCAAGACAACTACGCCTAACGGTGGAGCAGTCACATCAACGGAATAGGGCTTGCCGTGAGTGCCATAGTCATCGCTATATTTGCCGCCCATGTTGCCAATGCCACTACCACCATAGATTGGAGCATCACTGTTGAGAACTTCTTTGTAGAAGCCTTTTTCAGGAACACCGATGCGATAGTTATGGTGGGGAACGGGAGTGAAGTTACAGACGACTAGTACAAATTCACCATCTACACCTTTCCGTAGGAAAGAAATAACGGAATTTTGGGTGTCGTTGCATTCAATCCATTCAAAACCAGATTCTGAGAAGTCTTGGGTATAGAGTTCAGGTAGCGATCGCAAAAGTTTGTTGAGATCACTGACATAGCGCTGGAGGGTTTTGTGGCTAGGATATTGCAGCAAATGCCATTCTAAATCGCCCCAGACATTCCATTCCGCCCATTGACCGAATTCCATGCCCATAAACATGGTTTTCTTACCAGGGTGGGTGAACATATAGCCATAGAGACAGCGCAGGTTCGCAAACTTCTGCCATTCATCCCCAGGCATCTTGCCGATCATCGGACTCTTGCCATGCACGACTTCATCATGGGAGAGCGCCAGCATGAAATTCTCACTAAAGGCGTACCAAATGCTGAAGGTGACATAGTTGTTGTTATGTCCACGGAAATAGGGGTCAAGCTTGAAGTAATCGAGCATGTCATGCATCCAGCCCATATTCCACTTCAGGTTAAAGCCTAAGCCTCCTGAATAGGCGGGCCATGTCACCATCGGCCAAGAAGTTGATTCTTCAGCGATCGACAAGGCTCCAGGGTAATAGGTGAAGAGAATGCTGTGTAAATGGCGGAATAGCTCGATCGCTTCGAGGCTTTCACGACCACCATATTCATTGGCAAGCCATTCGCCATCTTTGCGGTTGTAGTCGCGGTAGATCATCGAAGCTACGGCATCGACACGAATCCCATCAATGTGATATTTGTCGAACCAGAACAGGACATTGGCGATCAAGAAGTTTTTGACTTCACTGCGCTTGTAGTTAAAGATTTTGGTTCCCCATTCCTTATGCTCACCAATGCGGACATCCTCAGGCTCATAGAGAAATGTACCGTCAAAGAAGGACAAGCCATGACCATCTTTGGGGAAATGGGCAGGAACCCAGTCCACAATGATGCCAATGTCGTTTTGGTGACACTTGTCGATGAAATACATCAAGTCTTGGGGTGTGCCATAGCGTGAAGTCGCGGCATAATAACCTGTGACCTGATAGCCCCATGACCCATCAAAGGGATGCTCGGCGATCGGCATCATTTCGATGTGGGTATAGCCCATTTCCTTGACGTAGGGGATCAGGTCTTCGGCGAGTTCGCGATAGGTGAGAAATCTTGCCCCCGGCTTGAGATCGGCGGCGGATACGGAGGGGTAACCACTAGCGGGAGGATTGGCAGTGGCAGCGTGCATCCATGAACCGAGATGTAGCTCATAGACTGAGATGGGTTTTTTTAATGGATCTTCAGTACGACGGGTTTCGAGCCACTTTTGATCACTCCATTCGTAGGTATTGAGATCAGTAACGATGGAGGCAGTTTTGGGGCGAATTTCTTGGAAGAAGCCGTAGGGATCGGACTTTTCGTAGATATGTCCTGCGGGGCTTTTAATTTCGTATTTGTAAACTGTGCCAACCTTGAGTTCGGGGATAAACAAGTCCCAAATGCCTGTATTTCCTTTACGCATTTGGTGTTTGCGTCCGTCCCAGCTATTGAAATCACCAATGACGGAGACATTACGGGCATTGGGAGCCCAGACGGAAAAATAAACGCCATCTACACCGTCAATGGTGGTGGGGTGAGCGCCCATTTTTTCGTAAATCTGGTAATGGGTTCCTTCACCAAATAAATAGCTGTCAAACTCAGTTAGTAAGGGAGATTTGAAGTAGTAGGGATCGTGAATGAGGCGATCGCTATTGCCCGACTTAACTTTAAACTGATAACTAAAGAGGTGGGGCGCGTCAGTAATTATACATTCAAAAAAGTGGGGGTGATGCACCGAATGCATCGGATATTCCTTGTGCTGATCGGGCGTAACTACGGATACCGCCTCTGCGTCGGGTAGATACGCTCTAACCACCCATACCGACTTACCATCTTGCTCAATTTCATGGGGACCAAGGACTGTAAAGGGGTCGTGGTGTTGATTCCACACAATGCGATCGATTTGCTCGGTGGGGAGGGTTGGGGTCATATCTCTTTAAATAAACACACATAATTAAATTACTGCATATTACTCACCAAATTACAGTGTGTAACCTAAACTAAAGACGGATGTATAATTTCTTCTATTTATTAGATATATAATATATAGCTGTTTTTATATAAATTGAAGATCTTTAAAGTCCCGAATATTGAAATGTGATAATTCACGATGCGCTTCACATTTTGAGTTTTGATTGGTAGCTATCTGTAAAACGAGCTTTGAGACTGAAACATCTTAATAAAATCTGAGTTCTCTATAGCTGTTTAAGCTATGTAAAAAATGGTGAAATGGCGAAAATAAGAATTGTTTGGCAATTCTTATTTTCCACAACCAGTTATGGATAAATTCAAAATCCAGAAGAGAGTTGCGGTGCAAAGCACCGCAACTCTCTTCTGGATTTTTATTTAGGTAGAGCACACACAGCGTGCGCTACAGGTTTTATAGCTTCATATCTCAACTTAATAAAAAATTTATATTAAAAAATGCCACAAGTATATAAATCCCTAAAAGCATCTTGAAATGGAGCA from Pseudanabaena sp. Chao 1811 encodes the following:
- the glgB gene encoding 1,4-alpha-glucan branching protein GlgB produces the protein MTPTLPTEQIDRIVWNQHHDPFTVLGPHEIEQDGKSVWVVRAYLPDAEAVSVVTPDQHKEYPMHSVHHPHFFECIITDAPHLFSYQFKVKSGNSDRLIHDPYYFKSPLLTEFDSYLFGEGTHYQIYEKMGAHPTTIDGVDGVYFSVWAPNARNVSVIGDFNSWDGRKHQMRKGNTGIWDLFIPELKVGTVYKYEIKSPAGHIYEKSDPYGFFQEIRPKTASIVTDLNTYEWSDQKWLETRRTEDPLKKPISVYELHLGSWMHAATANPPASGYPSVSAADLKPGARFLTYRELAEDLIPYVKEMGYTHIEMMPIAEHPFDGSWGYQVTGYYAATSRYGTPQDLMYFIDKCHQNDIGIIVDWVPAHFPKDGHGLSFFDGTFLYEPEDVRIGEHKEWGTKIFNYKRSEVKNFLIANVLFWFDKYHIDGIRVDAVASMIYRDYNRKDGEWLANEYGGRESLEAIELFRHLHSILFTYYPGALSIAEESTSWPMVTWPAYSGGLGFNLKWNMGWMHDMLDYFKLDPYFRGHNNNYVTFSIWYAFSENFMLALSHDEVVHGKSPMIGKMPGDEWQKFANLRCLYGYMFTHPGKKTMFMGMEFGQWAEWNVWGDLEWHLLQYPSHKTLQRYVSDLNKLLRSLPELYTQDFSESGFEWIECNDTQNSVISFLRKGVDGEFVLVVCNFTPVPHHNYRIGVPEKGFYKEVLNSDAPIYGGSGIGNMGGKYSDDYGTHGKPYSVDVTAPPLGVVVLKYIGEV
- a CDS encoding NADAR family protein, whose product is MTIYFYSQNQAYAEFSNFAPFGIELDGQWWRTTEHYFQAQKFLDKAYQEKIRLAPDPKTAANLGRSRDVPIRDDWEEIKDDVMRQAVLKKFQTHPQLSSLLISTGDQEIVENASGDYYWGCGADGSGKNMLGKILQEVRAQILSC
- a CDS encoding Rpn family recombination-promoting nuclease/putative transposase, with amino-acid sequence MIDNICKFLAESFSADFASWILGEAIALTKIEPSELLVEPIRADSVIFLESTKIILHIEFQTEPNKNIPFRMADYRLRLYRKFPDRQIHQVVIYLSASQSPLVHETTFRVGKLNHEFSVIRLWEQPTEIFQQYQGLFPFATLSQTSNPEETLRQVAKQIENIQDKEVQSNVAASTAIISGIALNKEIIQRLLRSEIMKESVIYQEILLQGKAEGKAEGKAEGKAETANQIATNMLLSNISVELVAQFTGLTLKQVEKLKKLSQKSKMPKSSKPKRSPKN
- the recJ gene encoding single-stranded-DNA-specific exonuclease RecJ — translated: MSPTNWHILETVEPPTWLVTKVGKFAAQVLYQRGIFEPEQVDAFLSTEAYQPTSAFAFPEMQQAIARIQKAYEQGETIAIWGDFDADGITATSVLWEGLGQFFTQGDRLVFYIPARLKESHGISIRGLDDLRSQYESIGKSVNLIITCDTGSTSLEAINYANELGIDVIVTDHHTLPDTRPNVVAIINPRYLSNEHPLFHLSGVAVAYKLMEALYEKLPEVPQQPLENLLDLVAIGLVADLVQLTGDCRYLAQKGIEVLRQKKRLGVRMLLEQCKRVGDRPIDISFGIAPRINAVSRIWGDVRKCVELLTTRDEKICKSLIDQTELANTQRKALQKRVFKQVQGKIEQLDLSTTGIIILADPQWSVGVLGLVAGQVVAEYGRPTILCTVEDGIAKGSARSLEGINLYELLKGQEHLLLSFGGHPLAGGLSFALENLQVLAEAIDQRFWSQYGQLQSKAITIDLEVKIADLNKDLFNEFKQLEPFGMGNPAPKLLVRNCEFVDISNANIRTHKGQKVEYIKTEFTLSDRQGNQIHGDWWGHYSYELPDTACDVVIELVDNAFRKRYDVRLLDIHAQSAPLKSEESTLASNSIKKCNPNLKIIDRRGHGQLEQELEATICDRCPTSWHDLNMLIEQAAQSDQALALVYTNPEKINGAIAWQTLVGIAKYLSRTGKEIKRSQLIAKLGIEDQSVLQLGFEELRQYGYVVEIVHNESNGELDDPHIRINSVATDHLSAESSTQSSTITKQFIQAANEILFQQQFFDRQLISLNEHDR